The Achromobacter pestifer genome includes a region encoding these proteins:
- a CDS encoding VOC family protein, translated as MSLPSVTGLDHYIIRVHDLQAATEQYQKLGFALAPQGRHHRGTRNQTLILDANYLELLAFPPELREQSRFAGFDDAHQGPVSVALQTTDSTAVHAELAYLGIDAEPPQRGGRPVHLPKGSEDAAWNNTQFPAGLFAVPDFFTCGHLTRHLVYRPEWQDHANGARRIESLIVVHPEPRALRAAYERVLGPIAISELPGLGLQVRRGSLRIDFLAPAAFEQRFPQVRVPAGLPASSQGGWFAGSVIGVRDIGQTRAWLDANKVPYRANAQGELAVAPEHAAGALQVFVQEA; from the coding sequence ATGTCCCTACCCTCAGTCACCGGCCTGGACCACTACATTATCCGGGTGCACGACTTGCAGGCCGCAACCGAGCAATATCAGAAGCTAGGCTTCGCCCTGGCGCCGCAAGGCCGGCACCATCGCGGCACGCGCAACCAGACGCTGATCCTGGACGCCAACTATCTGGAATTGCTGGCCTTTCCGCCGGAGCTGCGCGAGCAGTCGCGCTTCGCGGGATTCGACGACGCCCACCAAGGCCCGGTTTCCGTCGCACTGCAAACCACCGACAGCACCGCAGTGCATGCGGAGCTTGCGTACCTGGGCATAGACGCCGAACCGCCTCAGCGCGGCGGCCGTCCCGTGCACCTGCCCAAAGGCAGCGAGGACGCGGCCTGGAACAATACCCAGTTTCCCGCGGGGCTGTTCGCGGTGCCGGACTTCTTCACCTGCGGCCACCTCACGCGCCATCTGGTCTACCGGCCCGAATGGCAGGATCACGCCAACGGCGCGCGCCGCATCGAGTCCCTGATCGTCGTGCATCCCGAGCCGCGCGCCTTGCGCGCCGCGTATGAACGCGTGCTCGGCCCGATTGCCATCAGCGAACTTCCCGGCCTGGGCCTGCAAGTGCGGCGCGGCAGCCTGCGCATCGACTTCCTTGCACCCGCCGCCTTCGAGCAGCGTTTCCCCCAAGTGCGCGTGCCTGCGGGCCTGCCCGCCAGCAGCCAGGGCGGCTGGTTCGCGGGCTCGGTCATCGGCGTGCGCGATATCGGACAGACCCGCGCGTGGCTCGACGCCAACAAGGTCCCCTACCGCGCCAACGCGCAAGGCGAACTGGCGGTGGCGCCCGAGCATGCCGCGGGCGCGCTGCAAGTCTTCGTGCAGGAGGCATGA
- a CDS encoding quinone oxidoreductase family protein, which translates to MKAIVLREHGGSDKLRLETEFPDPVAGPDDVVIRVGASSLNYHDVFTRRGMPGIKLPFPVIIGLDVAGVVVQTGANVRDWQAGDRVLVDPIDRVDGGLVGETIHGGLAELCRVPAHQLLRLPDEVSFDQAAALPVAYGTALRMMNRIGQIQPGEKVLILGASGGVGVCAVQLAKLAGAEVIACAGSPEKAETLRALGADHIILYTEEDFLKAVQERFGKPSRRRSGKPGGVDVVVNFTGGDTWVKSLRCLRLGGRLLTCGATAGFDPKEDLRYIWTFELQIRGSNGWEREDLHELLALVRDGRLRVHVDRKWPLEQGAQALASLEDRKIVGKVLVSA; encoded by the coding sequence ATGAAAGCCATCGTTTTGCGTGAACACGGCGGCAGCGACAAGCTGCGCCTGGAAACCGAATTCCCCGATCCCGTCGCCGGTCCCGATGACGTGGTCATCCGCGTCGGGGCCTCGTCCCTGAACTACCACGACGTGTTCACCCGGCGCGGCATGCCCGGCATCAAGCTGCCCTTTCCCGTCATCATCGGCCTGGACGTGGCCGGCGTGGTGGTGCAGACCGGCGCCAACGTGCGCGACTGGCAGGCGGGCGACCGCGTGCTGGTCGACCCGATAGACCGGGTCGACGGCGGACTGGTGGGCGAGACCATCCACGGCGGCCTGGCCGAGCTGTGCCGCGTGCCGGCGCACCAGTTGCTGCGCCTGCCCGACGAGGTTAGCTTCGACCAGGCGGCGGCCCTGCCCGTGGCCTACGGCACCGCCCTGCGCATGATGAACCGCATCGGCCAGATCCAGCCCGGCGAAAAAGTGCTGATCCTGGGCGCCAGCGGCGGCGTGGGCGTGTGCGCCGTGCAATTGGCCAAGCTGGCCGGCGCCGAGGTCATCGCCTGCGCCGGCAGCCCCGAAAAGGCCGAGACGCTGCGCGCCCTGGGCGCCGACCACATCATCCTGTACACCGAGGAAGACTTCCTCAAGGCAGTCCAGGAGCGTTTCGGCAAGCCGTCGCGCCGCCGCAGCGGCAAGCCCGGAGGCGTGGACGTGGTGGTCAACTTCACGGGCGGCGACACCTGGGTCAAATCGCTGCGCTGCCTGCGCCTGGGCGGCCGCCTGCTGACCTGCGGCGCCACCGCGGGCTTCGATCCCAAGGAAGACCTGCGCTACATCTGGACCTTCGAGCTGCAGATCCGCGGCTCCAACGGCTGGGAACGCGAGGACCTGCATGAGCTGCTGGCGCTGGTGCGCGACGGCCGGCTGCGCGTCCACGTGGACCGCAAGTGGCCGCTGGAACAAGGCGCCCAGGCGCTGGCCTCGCTGGAAGACCGCAAGATCGTCGGCAAAGTGCTGGTGTCGGCATGA
- a CDS encoding PaaI family thioesterase has product MSANPKALAPAATLDAAAIQAKFDDSPFIAWLGLSVRDVNHEQGELTVLAPMRPEFERGAASGQWHGGPLAAVIDTVGDFAVGMLLGRGLPTINFRVDYLRPAVNTALTAVARVRRNGRSVGVADVDLYNDQGALVAIGRATYATLSQG; this is encoded by the coding sequence ATGAGCGCGAACCCGAAGGCGCTGGCGCCCGCCGCCACCCTGGACGCCGCCGCCATCCAGGCCAAGTTCGACGATTCGCCGTTTATCGCCTGGCTCGGCCTGTCGGTGCGCGACGTGAACCATGAACAAGGCGAACTGACCGTGCTGGCCCCCATGCGCCCCGAATTCGAGCGCGGCGCGGCCAGCGGCCAATGGCATGGCGGACCACTGGCCGCCGTGATCGACACGGTGGGCGATTTCGCCGTGGGCATGCTGCTGGGCCGCGGCCTGCCGACCATCAACTTCCGCGTCGACTACCTGCGTCCCGCCGTCAACACCGCGCTGACCGCCGTGGCCCGCGTGCGCCGCAACGGCCGCAGCGTGGGCGTGGCCGACGTGGATCTCTACAACGACCAGGGCGCGCTGGTGGCCATCGGCCGCGCCACCTACGCCACGCTCAGCCAGGGCTGA
- a CDS encoding DUF2817 domain-containing protein yields the protein MGQPLPDYWTCFSANYAAARGAFVAAAAAHGAALSRHEHPTARDPQGRPLTVDVAVLGRPAAARTHLAISGTHGLEGAAGSAVQLAWLQVDGGLPLPDDVNVVLVHALNPYGYAHDTRTTENNVDLNRNFIDHTRPAPTNPHYGVLHPHLIPPHWTEATLDAGAEALERFRQEHGADALFNATASGQYTHPDGLVYGGSGPEWSNRTLRRIVDEHLGASERVAFIDWHTGIGEYGEPFFLCFNPDGSTEQAQAAAWWGAGRVLGQRPHGLARPDYQGLVFRGVQQALGERPLAGAVVEFGTRGLQMRPALRLDQWLRFKAPAAPDTVRDAQLRADLVDAFVPVSSVWRRNVVAHGLQITRQAIAGLAAW from the coding sequence ATGGGCCAGCCCCTGCCCGACTACTGGACCTGCTTTTCCGCCAACTACGCCGCGGCGCGCGGCGCCTTCGTGGCCGCCGCCGCCGCGCACGGCGCGGCGCTCTCGCGCCACGAGCATCCCACCGCGCGGGACCCGCAAGGCCGGCCGCTGACGGTGGACGTGGCGGTACTGGGCCGCCCCGCCGCCGCCCGCACGCATCTGGCCATCAGCGGCACCCACGGTCTCGAAGGCGCGGCGGGCTCGGCGGTGCAGTTGGCCTGGCTGCAGGTGGACGGCGGCCTGCCCTTGCCGGACGACGTCAACGTGGTGCTGGTGCATGCGCTGAATCCCTACGGCTATGCGCACGACACGCGCACCACCGAAAACAACGTCGACCTGAACCGCAATTTCATCGACCACACCCGGCCCGCGCCGACCAACCCGCATTACGGCGTTCTGCATCCACACCTGATTCCGCCACATTGGACCGAAGCCACGCTCGACGCCGGCGCCGAGGCGCTGGAGCGCTTCCGCCAGGAACATGGCGCGGACGCGCTCTTCAACGCGACGGCCAGCGGCCAATACACGCATCCGGACGGCCTGGTCTACGGCGGCAGCGGTCCCGAATGGTCCAACCGCACCCTGCGCCGCATCGTCGACGAGCACCTGGGCGCAAGCGAGCGCGTGGCCTTCATCGACTGGCACACCGGCATCGGCGAATACGGCGAACCCTTCTTTCTGTGCTTCAACCCGGATGGCAGCACGGAGCAGGCACAGGCCGCAGCCTGGTGGGGCGCGGGGCGCGTGCTGGGCCAGCGCCCGCACGGCCTGGCCCGCCCCGATTACCAAGGCCTGGTATTCCGTGGTGTGCAGCAGGCGCTGGGCGAGCGGCCGCTGGCCGGCGCGGTGGTCGAATTCGGCACCCGCGGCTTACAGATGCGCCCGGCCCTGCGCCTGGACCAGTGGCTGCGCTTCAAGGCACCGGCCGCGCCCGACACGGTGCGCGATGCGCAACTGCGCGCCGACCTGGTCGACGCCTTCGTTCCCGTTTCCAGCGTCTGGCGCCGCAATGTGGTGGCCCACGGCCTGCAGATCACGCGTCAGGCCATAGCCGGCCTGGCCGCGTGGTGA